In the Cydia fagiglandana chromosome 14, ilCydFagi1.1, whole genome shotgun sequence genome, one interval contains:
- the LOC134670790 gene encoding uncharacterized protein LOC134670790, with protein sequence MQFIGILVALLPGFAFASPRGGALVDFSDPKVQGHLDALVRMAQSCVIRVRATPKDVRAYFTNSAPVTRSGQCFAACMLEQSDVINHGKVNRELLIHLASLVNGKKSRVVRKLNSVSRICLDSIEGLSDRCQLASTYNDCLNENMVEFAFPLDLAEEAVRKMPFHLMSPNLPDVRM encoded by the exons ATGCAGTTCATCGGGATCCTCGTCGCCCTGTTGCCGGGATTTGCGTTCGCGAGTCCACGTGGAGGGGCCTTGGTAGACTTCTCGGATCCTAAG GTCCAGGGCCATTTAGACGCCCTAGTCCGCATGGCGCAGTCCTGCGTGATCCGAGTGCGCGCCACGCCGAAGGATGTCCGTGCGTACTTCACCAACTCTGCGCCCGTGACCCGATCCGGGCAGTGCTTCGCTGCGTGCATGCTCGAACAGAGCGATGTCATCAACCATGGCAAG GTAAACCGTGAACTCCTCATTCACCTGGCCAGTCTCGTGAACGGCAAGAAGTCCCGTGTGGTGCGCAAACTGAACAGCGTCTCCCGAATCTGCCTGGACTCCATCGAGGGTCTGTCGGACCGCTGCCAGCTCGCCTCCACCTACAACGACTGCTTGAATGAGAACATGGTCGAATTCGCCTTCCCGCTTGACCTGGCTGAGGAAGCGGTCAGGAAGATGCCCTTCCATCTCATGTCGCccaa TTTACCGGACGTGCGAATGTAG